From one Alosa alosa isolate M-15738 ecotype Scorff River chromosome 5, AALO_Geno_1.1, whole genome shotgun sequence genomic stretch:
- the fhip2b gene encoding FHF complex subunit HOOK interacting protein 2B, translated as MDMLNKLTNLFQQALETREPTVNLLESFVDHWKGITNYYIETTDESRPVKQTDIPWRLKQMLDILVFEEQQQQVEETGPCLEYLLQHKILETLCTLGKAQYPPGMSQQVLLFFSKVLSQVQKPLLHIINAYRPVLKLIRLCGLPNAQTEKEEALFLFSVCTRVKKDPYVLNYILEVNIEARTSRSSSTSDEPVAAAAGVGVSEGRAGATSPENAASPPSPSSPIPPALPGQRGTPSASASAAPGPQATSGLIHVLMHLIKSQKSRARLKALESVLLLAALPGEDSGALLASRSPLCELLAQRLCELYSLIPSTLDPTDVLGFPLMHWRDQFPQTSEEERQSFPGSDQLTGFLCWLDYCQQLLNHAPKILSVKLAKEIHRQWLTGLLQPQLLQMSEAGILLHTALLSCSVQSIDSPALLAELVLFLLGSATHPERHADTHTDTRLTLRYKLIQHCDHLSDEISIATLRLFEELLQKPDRNIVANLVLRNLGQRGYAVPAAAGYAGEERHVADTLDESDELEEDPFFSDMYADSEFGDAEPLLTLPNRQEESRPSTQIQVAETVNSFLCLVPQEAKSSQHVQGAGYDTYVHDAHKMFKDCTALSLDWGWPDAAIDNPSPCSEFYEGHFLQVLFDRIARILEQPYDLNLQVTSVLSRLAVFPHPHLHEYLLDPYISLSPGARSLFSTLVRVIGELMQRIQHIPNFTDKLVQVRKELMGLEDETMVEHMALLRGVIVLEEFCKELAAIAFVKLPMEEQ; from the exons ATGGACATGCTCAATAAACTGACGAATTTGTTTCAACAGGCGTTGGAAACA AGGGAGCCAACAGTGAATTTACTGGAATCCTTTGTGGACCACTGGAAAGGGATTACAAATTACTACATCGAAACTACAG ATGAGTCCCGTCCAGTCAAGCAAACCGATATCCCTTGGAGGCTGAAACAGATGCTGGACATCTTAGTGTTTgaggagcagcagcaacaggTTGAGGAGACTGGCCCGTGTCTGGAGTATCTGCTCCAGCACAAGATACTCGAGACTCTCTGCACCTTGGGCAAGGCGCAG TACCCTCCGGGCATGAGTCAGCAGGTCCTGCTCTTCTTCTCCAAAGTCCTCTCCCAGGTCCAGAAGCCCCTGCTCCACATCATCAACGCCTACCGACCAGTTCTA AAGTTGATCCGACTCTGTGGACTGCCAAATgcacagacagagaaggaggaggcgCTTTTCCTGTTTTCTGTTTGCACCAGAGTGAAGAAAGACCCATATGTGCTCAACTACATCTTAGAG GTAAATATAGAAGCCCGCACATCCCGGTCCAGCTCTACCTCTGATGaacctgttgctgctgctgcaggggtGGGAGTCAGTGAGGGACGTGCTGGAGCCACCAGCCCGGAAAATGCAGCCTCTCCTCCCAGTCCCTcatcccccatcccccctgCCCTCCCAGGTCAGAGAGGGACTCCTTCAGCTTCTGCTTCAGCTGCTCCGGGTCCCCAAGCCACCTCTGGGCTAATCCATGTCCTCATGCACCTCATCAAGAGCCAG AAGAGCCGTGCCAGGCTGAAGGCCCTGGAGagtgtgctgctgctggcggCCCTGCCTGGGGAGGACAGCGGGGCTCTGCTGGCCTCACGCTCCCCTCTGTGTGAGCTGCTGGCCCAGAGGCTCTGCGAGCTCTACTCCCTCATCCCCTCCACTCTGGACCCCACAGATGTGCTGGGCTTTCCTCTCATGCACTGGAG GGATCAGTTTCCCCAGaccagtgaggaggagagacaatCTTTCCCTGGAAGTGACCAGCTGACTGGCTTCCTCTGCTGGCTGGACTACTGCCAGCAGCTTCTTAACCATGCACCCAAG ATCCTATCTGTGAAGTTGGCCAAAGAGATTCACCGTCAGTGGCTTACGGGACTCCTGCAGCCTCAGCTACTGCAGAT GTCCGAGGCTGGGATCCTGCtgcacacagccctgctctccTGTTCTGTCCAGTCCATAGACTCTCCTGCTCTGCTGGCTGAGCTGGTGCTGTTCTTGCTGGGCAGTGCTACACACCCAGAGCGGCATGCggacacccacacagacacacgcctCACCCTGCGCTACAAGCTCATCCAGCACTGCGACCACTTATCAGATGAG ATCAGTATAGCGACACTGCGTTTGTTTGAGGAGCTCCTGCAGAAACCTGACCGGAACATTGTGGCCAATCTGGTGCTGCGGAACCTTGGCCAACGTGGCTATGCCGTGCCCGCTGCAGCTGGCTacgcaggagaggagaggcatgTAGCTGACACACTGGATGAGTCTGA tGAGCTTGAGGAGGATCCCTTCTTCTCAGACATGTACGCAGACAGTGAGTTTGGGGACGCTGAGCCTCTGCTCACTCTGCCCAATCGGCAGGAGGAGTCCCGTCCCTCCACACAAATACAGGTGGCCGAGACCGTCAACAG TTTCCTGTGTTTAGTTCCCCAAGAGGCCAAATCCTCTCAGCACGTACAGGGAGCAGGATATGACACATACGTCCACGATGCACACAAGATG TTTAAAGACTGCACAGCGTTGTCTCTGGACTGGGGTTGGCCAGACGCTGCCATAGACAACCCCTCCCCCTGCTCAGAGTTCTACGAAGGACACTTCCTCCAAGTCTTGTTTGACAGAATCGCCAGAATACTTGAACAG CCCTATGACCTGAATCTGCAGGTGACCTCCGTGTTGTCCAGGTTAGCGGTGTTTCCCCACCCTCATCTTCATGAGTACCTGCTGGACCCCTACATCAGCCTGAGCCCAGGAGCCCGCTCACTCTTCTCCACTCTGGTCAGG GTAATTGGGGAGCTGATGCAGAGAATCCAGCACATCCCCAACTTCACAGACAAACTGGTCCAAGTGAGGAAAGAGCTGATGGGCCTCGAAGACGAAACCAT GGTGGAGCACATGGCACTTCTGAGGGGCGTGATTGTCCTGGAGGAGTTCTGCAAGGAGCTGGCCGCCATTGCTTTTGTCAAACTTCCCATGGAAGAGCAGTGA
- the nudt18 gene encoding 8-oxo-dGDP phosphatase NUDT18 — protein MVKLNMGSIDFNLEQNVEKILNGEGMEVTGIDSAPEQIKPVTLRKTVCYIVSAVILNSKKEVLMVQEAKQECYGRWYLPAGRMEEGESIEEAMKREVREEAGLECQPISLIQVQEQGPQWVRFAFLAEVTGGTLKTEAQADAESLQACWWDRKSPLPLRGRDILSLIETGLRYQEKPWFAPVLPLDLPCPVVCQRLVLAFAAGIYVWLLVSKGPQGSNAVSGRSVSTEEERSRRRRSSEMMDMVDAHLPVALSTKTHTVTWAAHRLVQECMPSCYYDLDVNTHGLLGVQHGGCVPGKTDGLCFNTLVSLTLERRAGASGAPPTELGGKPADPPPVETNQYHWHKVDSPVLRDNILRRIRQGSTLPVLSLY, from the exons ATGGTCAAACTCAATATGGGCTCCATCGATTTCAACTTGGAACAGAATGTGGAGAAGATTCTTAACGGCGAAGGAATGGAGGTCACGGGAATTGATTCGGCTCCCGAACAAATAAAACCTGTGACTTTGAGGAAAACAGTTTGCTACATTGTTAGCGCAGTGATCCTCAATTCAAAG AAGGAGGTATTGATGGTTCAGGAAGCTAAGCAGGAGTGCTATGGCCGTTGGTATCTGCCAGCTGGGCGTATGGAAGAGGGCGAGAGTATTGAGGAGGCGATGAAGCGCGAGGTGCGTGAGGAGGCAGGCCTGGAGTGCCAGCCAATCTCGCTCATCCAGGTCCAGGAGCAAGGTCCTCAGTGGGTCCGCTTTGCCTTTTTGGCCGAGGTCACAG GAGGTACGCTGAAGACAGAGGCCCAGGCGGACGCTGAGTCTCTGCAGGCGTGCTGGTGGGACAGGAAGTCCCCTCTCCCCCTGCGTGGCCGGGACATCCTGTCTCTGATCGAGACGGGGCTGCGCTACCAGGAGAAGCCCTGGTTTGCGCCCGTGCTGCCCCTGGACCTGCCCTGCCCCGTGGTTTGCCAGCGTCTGGTGCTGGCCTTCGCAGCGGGCATCTACGTGTGGCTCCTGGTGAGCAAAGGCCCCCAGGGCTCGAATGCCGTGAGCGGCCGGAGCGTCAGCaccgaggaggagaggagccggCGGAGGAGGAGTAGCGAGATGATGGACATGGTGGACGCTCACCTCCCGGTGGCGCTGTCCACCAAGACGCACACGGTAACGTGGGCGGCCCACCGGCTGGTGCAGGAGTGCATGCCGTCTTGCTACTACGACCTGGACGTCAACACGCATGGCTTGCTGGGCGTGCAGCACGGCGGATGCGTGCCGGGCAAGACGGACGGACTGTGCTTCAACACGCTGGTGTCGCTGACGCTGGAGCGTCGCGCCGGGGCCAGCGGGGCCCCCCCCACGGAGTTGGGGGGCAAGCCGGCCGACCCGCCGCCTGTGGAGACAAACCAGTACCACTGGCACAAAGTGGACAGCCCCGTCCTGAGAGACAACATCCTGCGCCGGATCAGGCAGGGCTCCACGCTGCCTGTGCTGAGTTTGTACTGA